From the Gallaecimonas kandeliae genome, one window contains:
- a CDS encoding DUF962 domain-containing protein — MAEDAMKYHRFKEFYPFYLGEHQDPWCRRLHYLGSTLVLLLLLAALLTGRWSLLWWLPVAGYGCAWVGHFFFEHNKPATFSHPWYSLLGDWVMFGQMLRRFFGNRM; from the coding sequence TTGGCAGAAGACGCTATGAAGTACCACAGGTTCAAGGAGTTCTACCCTTTTTACCTTGGCGAACACCAAGACCCTTGGTGCCGGCGCCTACACTACCTGGGCTCAACCCTGGTGCTGCTTCTGCTGCTGGCCGCGCTGCTGACAGGCCGCTGGTCGCTGCTGTGGTGGCTGCCGGTCGCCGGCTACGGCTGCGCCTGGGTAGGGCACTTCTTTTTCGAGCACAACAAGCCTGCCACTTTCAGCCACCCCTGGTACAGCTTGCTGGGGGATTGGGTGATGTTCGGGCAGATGCTGCGCCGCTTTTTCGGCAATAGGATGTAA
- a CDS encoding GNAT family N-acetyltransferase produces MSTALNQEYQLTWLTAEDLRQAGSILFQCYRDDPLFQQLFDAQHPDFEKRLRSAIRDELQHLWQGRQKLFGCFQGESLLGVACLVAEPQGKSKLWSWRLSMLLTAGFGTTQQWLALEQQLVDKVDKDSFDWLAFLAVSPVYRGLGLGNMLVDGATRASIDAGSGCLALLLSRPEEADFFARQGFSQAGSLAFNDLEVALWQKTL; encoded by the coding sequence ATGAGCACTGCCCTGAATCAAGAGTATCAACTGACCTGGCTGACTGCCGAAGATTTACGCCAGGCCGGCAGCATTCTTTTCCAGTGTTACCGGGACGATCCCCTGTTCCAGCAGCTGTTCGACGCTCAGCACCCCGACTTCGAAAAGCGGCTGCGTTCGGCCATCCGTGACGAGCTTCAGCACCTGTGGCAGGGGCGGCAAAAGCTGTTCGGCTGCTTCCAGGGGGAAAGCCTGCTGGGGGTGGCCTGCCTGGTGGCCGAGCCCCAGGGCAAGAGCAAGCTGTGGAGTTGGCGGCTGTCCATGCTGCTCACCGCCGGCTTCGGCACCACCCAGCAATGGCTGGCGCTGGAGCAGCAACTGGTGGACAAGGTGGACAAGGACAGCTTCGACTGGCTGGCCTTCCTGGCCGTGTCCCCCGTCTATCGTGGCCTGGGCCTGGGCAATATGCTGGTGGACGGTGCCACCAGGGCAAGCATCGATGCCGGCAGCGGTTGCCTGGCCCTACTGTTGAGCCGGCCTGAAGAGGCCGATTTCTTTGCCCGTCAGGGTTTCAGCCAGGCAGGTAGCCTGGCCTTCAACGATCTGGAGGTCGCCCTTTGGCAGAAGACGCTATGA
- a CDS encoding DUF2789 domain-containing protein gives MEQPVHGLPELFAQLGLPSGQKDIEGFIARHQGLNARTSLADAPFWSRAQASFLRECWREDSDWAECIDELDVRLR, from the coding sequence ATGGAACAGCCCGTACATGGCCTGCCGGAGCTCTTTGCCCAACTGGGCCTGCCCAGCGGCCAGAAGGACATCGAAGGTTTTATCGCCCGTCACCAGGGCCTCAATGCCCGCACCAGCCTGGCCGACGCCCCCTTCTGGAGCCGCGCCCAGGCCAGTTTCCTGCGCGAGTGCTGGCGCGAAGATTCCGACTGGGCCGAGTGCATCGATGAACTGGACGTGCGTTTGCGCTGA
- a CDS encoding Zn-ribbon-containing protein → MYLLDVSFDLFEDSQVQLVEGAVMRLFDAWRHQGQVLGRELPTWIKEGSLNLRVVCPEPDSLHQKYLSPAGRHALAKLAEAGLTQPRIKLLGRDLFSDTTAEEGSPSWQLLYATFVHNCSPLRSGDSLAPIPLYRVPAIANGDHKLLLRWQDDWMACDQLQMNGVSAEQAALFELGDPKSPLGRRGHDFAKRTEYLTKIPTYYYLYRVGGESLEAEQNRPCPGCGAPWRLADTLHGIIDFKCDECRLVSNLSWDFQ, encoded by the coding sequence ATGTACCTGCTGGATGTGAGCTTCGATCTCTTTGAGGACAGCCAGGTGCAGCTGGTTGAGGGCGCCGTGATGCGGCTCTTCGACGCCTGGCGCCACCAGGGCCAGGTGCTGGGCCGGGAGCTGCCCACCTGGATAAAAGAAGGCAGCCTCAACCTGCGGGTGGTCTGCCCCGAGCCGGATAGCCTGCATCAAAAATACCTGTCACCGGCCGGCCGCCACGCCTTGGCCAAGCTCGCCGAGGCCGGCCTGACCCAGCCCCGCATCAAGCTGCTGGGCCGGGATCTCTTCTCCGATACCACGGCCGAAGAAGGCTCCCCCAGTTGGCAGCTGCTCTATGCCACCTTCGTGCACAACTGCAGCCCGCTGCGCAGCGGCGACAGCCTGGCCCCCATCCCCCTCTACCGGGTGCCGGCCATCGCCAACGGCGACCACAAGCTGTTACTGCGCTGGCAGGACGACTGGATGGCCTGCGACCAATTGCAGATGAACGGGGTCAGCGCCGAGCAGGCCGCCCTGTTCGAGCTGGGCGATCCCAAGAGCCCCCTGGGCAGGCGCGGCCACGACTTTGCCAAGCGCACCGAGTACCTGACCAAGATCCCCACTTACTACTACCTGTACCGGGTAGGGGGTGAGAGCCTGGAGGCGGAGCAAAACCGCCCCTGCCCAGGCTGCGGCGCCCCCTGGCGCCTGGCGGACACCCTGCACGGCATCATCGATTTCAAATGCGACGAATGCCGACTGGTATCCAACCTGAGCTGGGACTTCCAATAA
- the syd gene encoding SecY-interacting protein: MDHSLAALERLFARLPQDNPCWRYQPDPDWPSPCEGDGRWQPVKRDPPGLFTDLEKALELALHPSVKAYYGHYFMEHLKVRHQRGEVLLLGAWNQADFERLQENLIGHVLMKRRLKQPITLFIACTDDEDLLLSIDNESGAVVLEPVGQEAREVLAPSLAEFLDNLSASEA; this comes from the coding sequence ATGGACCACAGCCTTGCCGCCCTGGAGCGCCTGTTCGCCCGCCTGCCCCAAGACAACCCCTGCTGGCGATACCAGCCTGATCCCGACTGGCCTTCCCCTTGCGAGGGCGACGGCCGCTGGCAGCCGGTGAAGCGGGACCCCCCAGGCCTATTTACCGATCTCGAAAAAGCCCTGGAGCTGGCGCTGCATCCCAGCGTCAAGGCCTACTATGGCCATTACTTCATGGAGCATCTCAAGGTCCGGCACCAGCGCGGTGAAGTGTTGTTGCTGGGGGCCTGGAACCAGGCCGATTTTGAACGGCTCCAGGAGAACCTCATCGGCCATGTGCTGATGAAGCGGCGACTCAAGCAGCCCATCACCCTCTTTATCGCCTGTACCGACGACGAGGATCTGCTGCTGAGCATCGACAACGAAAGCGGCGCCGTGGTGCTGGAGCCGGTGGGCCAGGAGGCCAGGGAAGTGCTGGCCCCCAGCCTGGCCGAGTTCCTCGACAACCTCAGCGCAAGCGAGGCCTGA
- the queF gene encoding NADPH-dependent 7-cyano-7-deazaguanine reductase QueF (Catalyzes the NADPH-dependent reduction of 7-cyano-7-deazaguanine (preQ0) to 7-aminomethyl-7-deazaguanine (preQ1) in queuosine biosynthesis) has product MPKNPLYQGAKELADLPLGKTTAYQDQYDPSLLHGVPRSLNRDSLELGDSLPFVGEDIWNGYELSWLNARGKPVVALAQFRFPATSPRLVESKSFKLYLNSFNQSRFESTDAVKAALVKDLSATAGGEATVTLYGPEELDALPLGHQEGDCIDGLDIEVSHYDFDPGLLDGIGGSEMVEEKLVSHLLKSNCLITSQPDWGSVQIHYRGPRIDREKLLRYIISFRQHNEFHEQCVERIYMDLKHRLDPQFLLVSARYTRRGGLDINPWRASEPVAMGNPRLPRQ; this is encoded by the coding sequence ATGCCAAAGAACCCGCTTTACCAAGGTGCCAAGGAACTGGCCGATCTGCCGCTGGGCAAGACCACGGCCTACCAGGACCAGTACGATCCCAGCCTGCTGCACGGGGTGCCGCGCAGCCTTAACCGCGACAGCCTCGAGCTGGGCGACAGCCTGCCCTTCGTGGGGGAAGACATCTGGAACGGCTACGAGCTCTCCTGGCTCAATGCCCGCGGCAAGCCGGTGGTGGCCTTGGCCCAGTTTCGCTTCCCCGCCACCAGCCCGCGCCTGGTGGAGTCCAAGTCCTTCAAGCTCTACCTGAACAGCTTCAACCAGAGCCGCTTCGAGAGCACGGATGCCGTCAAGGCCGCCCTGGTAAAGGACTTGTCCGCCACCGCCGGCGGCGAGGCCACCGTGACTCTTTACGGCCCTGAAGAGCTCGACGCCCTGCCCCTCGGCCACCAAGAAGGCGACTGCATCGACGGGCTGGACATCGAGGTCAGCCACTATGACTTCGACCCCGGCCTGCTGGACGGCATCGGCGGCAGCGAGATGGTGGAGGAAAAGCTGGTCAGCCACCTGCTCAAGTCCAACTGCCTCATCACTTCTCAGCCTGACTGGGGTTCGGTGCAGATCCACTACCGAGGCCCGCGCATCGACCGCGAGAAGCTGCTGCGCTATATCATCAGCTTTCGCCAGCACAACGAATTCCACGAGCAGTGCGTGGAGCGGATCTACATGGATCTCAAGCACCGCCTGGACCCGCAGTTCCTGCTGGTGTCGGCCCGTTACACCCGCCGCGGCGGCCTGGACATCAACCCCTGGCGGGCAAGCGAGCCTGTCGCCATGGGTAACCCCCGCCTGCCCCGCCAGTGA
- a CDS encoding tetratricopeptide repeat protein — protein MKRVLLCLMLISLPVLAFDQEQLFDARIQVLQAPDKAISLADQVLADKADGLAFQALLLKGWALLAKHASRDSMDPVLDQLKTRAAAGTDPLQKADYAYLKAKVLIYFDSDLNRALPLLEEAMSYCRPFNQLRAYQYCAEISSSAAHVYAFIGDLDKARNLISDSYRFAKLGGRNNIYLELKLLEAALARRQNQPAQSLTLLKETELEAEQLGDKLYQGKALSRQGMIYAGLGQYKQAEQAQMDALALFQKLDDQDDLAISFRYLGELMLATDRPQLALVQFYNALDIVNRLGQAMAAGQLLMDIGQGYLSLGKLDKAEAMLTQAKEQLTRLQGSLYLPKANYQLGKLYLAQHQDDKAALALQAAIDGAEANPTVERELHSKALQALAGLYESQGQYQKALEVTKTLANLNSGAKPSQITVKVSAPPPAAPPAKEPALPPLAVALGLALGAGGCWLGLAGWRRHQRQRHLAGAGQHPATGFMNINAFLQEGDQMLSELRLAMDLSPLSAGQANHQPLAAVLCRLSGMAEVYESLGFQETRRRFGHFAKQLTLALPEARMLVQPSRDLLLFVLSSPGYSQEDSLTMRLRQILDKAARQSGLDVGQQTLTGTLLPLLPYHPRVGSAMTVLETLLFAQHLAALDSPQADIWVIGLSCTLPSALAEPVRDSLGEAIQKGTIKVTGLPYSDLMQRLQQLNASQETFAVNWPNKEQALPIS, from the coding sequence ATGAAAAGAGTCCTGCTTTGCCTCATGCTCATCAGCCTGCCGGTACTGGCTTTCGACCAGGAACAGCTGTTCGACGCCCGGATCCAGGTTCTTCAAGCCCCAGACAAGGCCATCAGCCTGGCCGACCAGGTTCTGGCGGACAAGGCCGACGGCTTGGCGTTCCAGGCGCTGCTGCTAAAGGGCTGGGCCTTGCTGGCAAAGCATGCCAGCAGAGACAGCATGGATCCCGTCCTCGACCAGTTGAAGACGCGGGCCGCCGCAGGCACTGATCCCCTGCAGAAGGCCGACTACGCCTACCTCAAGGCCAAGGTGCTGATCTATTTCGACTCCGATCTCAACCGCGCTTTGCCACTGCTGGAAGAGGCCATGAGCTACTGCCGCCCCTTCAACCAGCTGCGGGCCTACCAGTATTGCGCCGAGATCAGTTCCAGCGCCGCCCATGTCTATGCCTTCATCGGTGACCTGGACAAGGCCCGCAATCTCATCTCCGACAGCTATCGCTTCGCCAAGCTGGGGGGACGCAACAACATCTACCTGGAGCTCAAGTTGCTGGAAGCGGCCCTGGCCCGGCGCCAGAACCAGCCGGCCCAGTCACTGACCCTGCTCAAGGAGACAGAGCTGGAAGCCGAGCAACTGGGCGACAAGCTCTACCAGGGCAAGGCCCTTAGCCGCCAGGGGATGATCTACGCCGGCCTGGGCCAGTACAAGCAGGCAGAGCAGGCCCAGATGGACGCCCTGGCCCTCTTCCAGAAACTCGATGACCAGGACGATCTGGCTATCAGCTTCCGCTACTTGGGGGAGCTAATGCTGGCCACCGACAGGCCGCAACTGGCCCTGGTGCAGTTCTATAACGCCCTGGACATCGTCAACCGCCTGGGCCAGGCCATGGCCGCCGGCCAGCTGCTGATGGACATAGGCCAGGGCTACCTGAGCCTCGGTAAACTGGACAAGGCTGAGGCCATGCTGACCCAAGCCAAGGAGCAGCTGACCCGCCTCCAGGGCAGCCTCTACCTGCCCAAGGCCAATTACCAGTTGGGCAAGCTCTACCTGGCCCAGCACCAGGACGACAAGGCGGCCCTCGCCCTCCAGGCCGCCATCGACGGCGCCGAAGCCAACCCCACAGTGGAGCGGGAACTCCACAGCAAGGCTCTTCAGGCCCTGGCCGGCCTCTATGAAAGCCAGGGCCAGTACCAAAAGGCCCTGGAAGTCACCAAGACCCTGGCTAATTTGAATAGCGGCGCCAAGCCCAGCCAGATCACCGTCAAGGTCTCGGCGCCACCACCGGCGGCGCCACCGGCCAAAGAGCCGGCCCTGCCACCGCTGGCGGTGGCTTTGGGCCTTGCCCTTGGCGCCGGCGGCTGCTGGCTGGGCCTGGCCGGCTGGCGCCGCCACCAGCGCCAACGGCACCTGGCCGGTGCCGGCCAACACCCTGCCACCGGTTTCATGAACATCAACGCTTTCCTCCAGGAAGGGGACCAGATGCTGAGCGAGCTGCGCCTGGCCATGGATCTCAGTCCCCTTTCCGCCGGCCAGGCCAACCACCAGCCTCTGGCCGCCGTGCTCTGCCGCTTGTCCGGCATGGCCGAGGTCTACGAGAGCCTCGGCTTTCAGGAAACCCGGCGCCGCTTCGGCCACTTCGCCAAGCAGCTGACCCTGGCCCTGCCGGAAGCCAGGATGCTGGTGCAACCCTCCCGGGACCTGCTGCTGTTCGTGCTCTCCAGCCCCGGCTACAGCCAGGAGGACAGCCTCACCATGCGGCTGCGCCAGATCCTCGACAAGGCCGCCCGCCAGTCGGGCCTGGACGTGGGCCAGCAGACCCTGACCGGCACCCTGCTGCCGCTGCTGCCCTACCACCCCAGGGTGGGCAGCGCCATGACGGTGCTCGAAACCCTGCTCTTTGCCCAGCACCTGGCCGCCCTCGACAGCCCCCAGGCCGACATCTGGGTGATAGGCCTGAGCTGCACCCTGCCCTCGGCCCTGGCCGAGCCGGTCAGGGACAGCCTCGGCGAGGCCATCCAGAAGGGCACCATCAAGGTGACGGGGCTGCCCTACTCGGATTTGATGCAGAGATTGCAACAGCTCAATGCAAGCCAAGAGACTTTCGCGGTAAACTGGCCCAATAAAGAACAGGCTCTGCCAATATCATGA
- a CDS encoding sensor domain-containing diguanylate cyclase — protein sequence MSDPIDMDAKLRERLAASLRLQEQQRRDIQNQLDAVSQLLQRTCHLAFGLDPELDESLKRLTNLVLNPENLGRSLAQLLAINDQLNQQQDRQEQRLGGWQTTLTETLKQLHHINGLPTDLRRQLKSLITDLHLPRVTLYRLLPATQEALSLLLKVVSLQRRSPDSFGGHPHQGDPEVLDQLMSLVSSLKLSGADHELHQIRRQLLSPLSQDALLKLCLDFLQVLVKVLDQERQLAKQFLSIAGASLHNLQQHTCNALAHCQALDESRKELNARFSAQLAALDQAMENRSWPEMFSGMAALTQLWQQKQAQEDEHQQQLQGRLEDLKHQIAELELQAQQYRDRLAQQRLDSLHDSLTQLPNRAAFDERLSVEHKRLQRFGHPLWLAVLDIDHFKEINDKYGHTAGDKTLRFIAHTIRRALRETDFVARYGGEEFVIIFPELTETDINRPLEKLHQAVRQIPFKFKDEDVRITISIGATEVAPHEQPMLAFERADQALYQAKRGGRNQVVILPKE from the coding sequence ATGAGTGACCCTATCGATATGGACGCCAAGCTGCGGGAAAGACTGGCCGCCAGCCTTCGCCTCCAGGAGCAGCAACGCCGGGATATCCAGAACCAGCTGGATGCCGTCAGCCAACTGTTGCAACGGACCTGCCACCTGGCCTTTGGCCTGGATCCCGAGCTCGACGAGAGCCTCAAACGGCTCACCAACCTGGTGCTCAACCCCGAGAACCTGGGCCGCAGCCTGGCCCAACTGCTGGCCATCAACGACCAGCTCAACCAGCAGCAGGACCGCCAGGAACAGCGCCTGGGCGGCTGGCAGACGACCCTCACCGAGACCCTCAAGCAGCTGCATCACATCAATGGCCTGCCGACGGACCTGCGCCGCCAGCTGAAAAGCCTGATCACCGACCTGCACCTGCCCAGGGTCACCCTCTACCGGCTGTTGCCCGCCACCCAGGAAGCCCTGAGCCTGCTGCTCAAGGTGGTATCCCTGCAGAGGCGCAGCCCCGACAGCTTCGGCGGCCACCCCCACCAGGGCGACCCCGAGGTGCTGGACCAGCTGATGTCCCTGGTCTCCAGCCTCAAGCTGTCCGGCGCCGACCACGAGCTGCACCAGATCCGCCGCCAGTTACTGTCCCCCCTGTCCCAGGACGCCCTGCTGAAACTCTGCCTGGATTTCCTGCAGGTGCTGGTCAAGGTGCTGGACCAGGAGCGGCAGCTGGCCAAACAGTTCCTCAGTATCGCCGGCGCCAGCCTGCACAACCTGCAACAGCACACCTGCAATGCCCTGGCCCACTGCCAAGCCCTGGACGAGAGCCGCAAGGAGCTCAATGCCCGCTTCTCGGCCCAGCTGGCCGCCCTGGACCAGGCCATGGAGAACCGCTCCTGGCCGGAAATGTTCTCCGGCATGGCCGCCTTGACCCAGCTCTGGCAACAGAAGCAGGCCCAGGAGGACGAACACCAGCAACAGCTGCAAGGCCGCCTGGAAGATCTCAAACACCAGATAGCGGAGCTGGAGCTCCAGGCCCAGCAATACCGGGATCGCCTGGCCCAGCAGCGCCTGGACAGCCTCCACGACAGCCTGACCCAACTGCCCAACCGCGCCGCCTTCGACGAGCGGCTGTCGGTGGAACACAAACGCCTGCAACGCTTTGGCCACCCCCTGTGGCTGGCGGTGCTGGACATCGACCATTTCAAGGAAATCAACGACAAGTACGGGCACACGGCCGGCGACAAGACGCTGCGCTTCATCGCCCACACCATCAGGCGCGCCCTGCGTGAGACCGACTTCGTGGCCCGCTACGGTGGCGAGGAGTTCGTGATCATCTTCCCCGAACTGACCGAGACCGACATCAATCGCCCGCTGGAGAAACTCCACCAGGCGGTGCGCCAGATCCCCTTCAAGTTCAAGGATGAAGACGTGCGGATCACGATATCCATAGGTGCCACAGAAGTGGCGCCCCACGAGCAACCCATGCTGGCCTTCGAAAGGGCCGACCAGGCCCTCTACCAGGCCAAGCGCGGCGGCCGAAACCAGGTTGTGATCCTGCCCAAGGAGTAA
- the ppnN gene encoding nucleotide 5'-monophosphate nucleosidase PpnN yields the protein MIVQLSPIGSMSLLSQLEVDSLKASSRSNLYQLFRNCCLAVLNSGSQTDSSKEILEKFKTFEVNVLRRERGVKLELVGPPEDAFVDGKLIRGIHENLFSVLRDILYVSSHLEQRHDFNLTQASHVTNLVFAILRNASALKPSPDPNMIVCWGGHSISDVEYAYCHDVGYQLGLRELNIVTGCGPGAMEGPMQGATIGHAKQRVLGARYLGLTEPSIIAAEPPNPIVNELIILPDIEKRLEAFVRMAHGIVVFPGGVGTAEEILYLLGILMHPENHKQSLPVIFTGPKESADYFAKLDEFIRATLGMEASNHYQIIIDDADMVARHLKAAMPEVLAYRRAEGDAFYYNWSLKIEPELQLPFEPTHDAMAELNLHPNQSKVSLAANLRRAFSGIVAGNVKEQGIRAVEKHGPFRIDGDAKIMADMDRLLKDFVAQGRMKLPGSTYRPCFELAQR from the coding sequence ATGATCGTCCAACTGAGTCCCATCGGCAGCATGAGTCTGCTGTCGCAACTGGAAGTGGACAGCCTCAAGGCCAGTTCCAGATCCAACCTCTACCAGCTGTTCAGAAATTGCTGCCTGGCGGTGTTGAACTCCGGCAGCCAGACCGACTCTTCCAAGGAAATTCTGGAGAAATTCAAGACCTTCGAGGTCAACGTGCTGCGCCGCGAGCGAGGCGTCAAGCTGGAGCTGGTGGGGCCGCCGGAAGATGCCTTCGTGGACGGCAAGCTCATCCGCGGTATCCACGAGAACCTCTTTTCGGTGCTGCGGGACATCCTCTACGTGTCCAGCCACCTCGAGCAGCGCCACGACTTCAACCTGACCCAGGCCAGCCACGTCACCAACCTGGTGTTCGCCATACTGCGCAACGCCAGCGCCTTGAAGCCCAGCCCAGATCCCAACATGATCGTCTGCTGGGGCGGCCACTCCATCAGCGACGTCGAGTACGCCTACTGCCATGACGTGGGCTACCAGTTGGGGCTGCGCGAACTGAACATCGTCACCGGTTGCGGCCCGGGCGCCATGGAGGGCCCCATGCAGGGCGCCACCATAGGCCACGCCAAGCAGCGGGTGCTGGGGGCCCGCTACCTGGGGCTGACCGAGCCGTCCATCATCGCCGCCGAGCCCCCCAACCCCATCGTCAACGAACTGATCATCTTGCCGGACATCGAAAAACGCCTGGAGGCCTTCGTACGCATGGCCCACGGCATAGTGGTGTTCCCCGGCGGCGTGGGCACGGCCGAGGAGATCCTCTACCTGCTGGGGATCCTGATGCACCCCGAGAACCACAAGCAAAGCCTGCCGGTGATCTTCACGGGGCCCAAGGAAAGCGCCGACTACTTCGCCAAGCTGGACGAGTTCATCCGCGCCACCTTGGGGATGGAAGCCAGCAACCACTACCAGATCATCATCGACGACGCCGACATGGTGGCCCGCCACCTCAAGGCCGCCATGCCGGAAGTGCTGGCCTACCGCCGCGCCGAAGGGGACGCCTTCTATTACAACTGGTCGTTGAAGATAGAGCCCGAGTTGCAACTGCCCTTCGAGCCCACCCATGACGCCATGGCCGAGCTCAACCTGCACCCCAACCAGAGCAAGGTCTCCCTGGCCGCCAACCTGCGCCGGGCCTTCTCCGGCATAGTGGCCGGCAACGTCAAGGAGCAGGGCATTCGCGCCGTGGAGAAACACGGCCCCTTCCGCATCGACGGCGACGCCAAGATCATGGCCGACATGGACAGGCTGCTCAAAGACTTCGTGGCCCAGGGCCGCATGAAGCTGCCCGGCAGCACCTATAGGCCCTGCTTCGAGCTCGCCCAGCGCTGA
- the xni gene encoding flap endonuclease Xni: MRLVLLDALNLIRRLHAVSPQVLGACEGAWRRIKAELQPTHALAVFDGGAPSWRYARFPAYKAGRSPMPEDLAKQLASVIDGWQRLGLKSWLPEAEEADDLIASLAVAARSHGVSVAVVSTDKGYAQLLSAGVVQYDAFARQFLDGEHWRQKLGIRPAQLVDYLAMAGDSTNAVPGVPGVGAKTAAALLQQHRHLADILATEAGEKAAAKVRDNAEAALLARELATLKGDLPLPFSLSELRLGETP, from the coding sequence ATGCGACTGGTCCTTCTCGACGCCCTCAACCTAATCCGCCGCCTGCACGCCGTGAGCCCCCAGGTACTGGGGGCCTGCGAAGGCGCCTGGCGGCGCATCAAGGCCGAGCTGCAACCCACCCACGCCCTGGCGGTGTTCGACGGCGGCGCCCCCTCCTGGCGTTACGCCCGCTTCCCCGCCTACAAGGCCGGGCGCAGCCCCATGCCAGAGGATCTGGCCAAGCAACTGGCCTCGGTCATCGACGGCTGGCAGCGCCTCGGCCTCAAGAGCTGGCTGCCGGAAGCCGAAGAAGCGGACGATCTCATCGCCAGCCTGGCGGTGGCGGCGCGCAGCCACGGCGTCTCGGTGGCGGTCGTTTCCACCGACAAGGGCTATGCCCAGCTGTTGAGCGCAGGCGTGGTGCAGTACGACGCCTTCGCCCGCCAGTTCCTGGACGGCGAGCACTGGCGCCAGAAGCTTGGGATCCGGCCGGCCCAGCTCGTCGACTACCTGGCCATGGCCGGCGACAGCACCAACGCCGTGCCCGGGGTGCCTGGGGTGGGAGCCAAGACGGCGGCGGCCCTCTTGCAGCAGCACCGTCATCTTGCTGACATACTGGCAACTGAGGCTGGAGAAAAAGCGGCAGCCAAGGTCAGGGACAATGCCGAGGCAGCCCTGTTGGCCAGGGAGCTGGCCACCTTGAAAGGGGATCTGCCGTTGCCGTTCAGCCTGTCAGAACTCAGATTGGGGGAAACACCATGA
- a CDS encoding SDR family oxidoreductase, protein MNILITGAGRGIGLELASHYQALGHQVLGTVRSKQHKAALETKGIRALELDLTQQHSVLELAEALKGQALDLIVNNAGVLHAEADLDEVDAFNFAHCIQVNSLGPLLLSRALLPNLLAGKAKKLAFISSLMGSVGDNGSGGYYSYRASKAALNAVAKSLAVDLAPEGVRVGLYHPGWVQTDMGGPRALIDTATSVAGLTQRIEELDEAASGRFLNYDGKPLPW, encoded by the coding sequence ATGAACATCCTTATCACCGGCGCCGGCCGCGGCATTGGCCTGGAACTGGCCAGCCACTACCAGGCCCTTGGCCACCAGGTGCTGGGCACAGTGCGCAGCAAGCAGCACAAGGCGGCCCTGGAGACCAAGGGCATAAGGGCCCTGGAGCTGGATCTCACCCAACAGCACAGCGTGCTGGAACTGGCCGAGGCCCTTAAGGGACAGGCCCTGGATCTCATCGTCAACAACGCCGGTGTGCTGCACGCCGAGGCAGACCTCGACGAGGTGGATGCCTTCAACTTCGCCCACTGCATCCAGGTCAACAGCCTGGGGCCCCTGCTGCTGAGCCGGGCCCTGCTGCCCAACCTCTTGGCCGGCAAGGCCAAGAAGCTCGCCTTCATCAGCTCCCTGATGGGATCGGTGGGCGACAACGGCTCAGGCGGCTATTACAGCTACCGCGCCAGCAAGGCGGCCCTCAACGCCGTGGCCAAGAGCCTGGCCGTGGACTTGGCCCCCGAAGGGGTCAGGGTGGGGCTCTACCACCCCGGCTGGGTGCAGACCGACATGGGCGGCCCCAGGGCCCTCATCGACACCGCCACCAGCGTGGCGGGCCTCACCCAGCGCATCGAAGAGCTGGACGAAGCGGCCTCGGGGCGCTTCCTCAACTACGACGGCAAGCCCTTGCCCTGGTAA